From Kineosporia succinea, the proteins below share one genomic window:
- the otsB gene encoding trehalose-phosphatase codes for MDERDSLIAALSDPDRRTGIVMDFDGVLSPIIDDPSASALLPGAAVTLERLAARLDLVALLSGRPVAFLAERIPLPGVVLLGSYGLERHHDGSTVTGPGVQEWLPRVATARDLLTEALGAVPGIHIEAKSVAVAVHWRNALDREAAALLVDDAVARAAERTGLAPEPGKLVQELRPPLPVNKGTALRQLIAEQRLDLVAYAGDDRGDLPAFAAAREAGGASLVVHGHETAPEVAAVPGVHFENPGEFVVWLDELSRTPDPAL; via the coding sequence ATGGACGAACGGGACTCGCTCATCGCCGCCCTCTCCGACCCCGACCGCCGCACCGGCATCGTCATGGACTTCGACGGTGTCCTGTCGCCCATCATCGACGATCCCTCGGCCAGTGCGCTCCTGCCGGGAGCGGCCGTCACCCTCGAACGGCTGGCGGCCCGCCTCGACCTGGTGGCCCTGCTGTCCGGGCGCCCGGTGGCCTTTCTGGCCGAACGCATCCCGCTGCCCGGGGTGGTGCTGCTGGGCTCCTACGGCCTCGAGCGGCACCACGACGGATCGACCGTGACCGGGCCCGGCGTCCAGGAGTGGCTGCCCCGCGTGGCCACGGCCCGTGACCTGCTGACCGAGGCGCTGGGGGCCGTGCCGGGCATCCACATCGAGGCCAAGAGCGTTGCGGTGGCGGTGCACTGGCGCAACGCCCTCGACCGGGAGGCCGCCGCCCTCCTCGTCGACGACGCCGTGGCCCGGGCCGCGGAACGCACCGGGCTGGCCCCGGAACCGGGAAAACTGGTGCAGGAGCTACGGCCGCCGCTGCCGGTCAACAAGGGCACGGCACTGCGTCAGCTGATCGCGGAGCAGCGGCTGGATCTCGTGGCCTACGCCGGTGACGACCGCGGCGACCTGCCCGCGTTCGCGGCGGCGCGGGAGGCCGGGGGCGCTTCGCTGGTGGTGCACGGGCACGAGACCGCACCCGAGGTGGCGGCCGTGCCGGGGGTGCACTTCGAGAACCCGGGCGAGTTCGTCGTCTGGCTCGACGAACTCAGCCGCACGCCCGACCCGGCGCTCTGA
- a CDS encoding cupin domain-containing protein, with protein sequence MNTIRLDDLAREHLGLAASAPAGRSAHTLFPDHTHRLRQTVIALTAGRRLGEHDSPPEATLQVLRGSVRLHAGDETWAGEAGDLVRIPDARHDLEAVTDAVVLLTVIVAGV encoded by the coding sequence ATGAACACGATTCGCCTCGACGACCTCGCCCGCGAGCACCTGGGGCTGGCCGCCTCCGCCCCCGCGGGCCGCAGCGCCCACACGCTGTTCCCCGACCACACGCACCGCCTGCGCCAGACCGTCATCGCCCTGACTGCGGGCCGCCGGCTGGGTGAGCACGACAGCCCGCCCGAGGCCACGCTGCAGGTGCTGCGCGGGAGCGTGCGCCTGCACGCCGGCGACGAGACCTGGGCGGGCGAGGCGGGCGATCTCGTGCGGATCCCCGACGCCCGGCACGATCTCGAAGCGGTGACCGACGCGGTCGTCCTGCTCACGGTGATCGTCGCCGGGGTCTGA
- a CDS encoding helix-turn-helix transcriptional regulator: MKGEDVPSSTVTRQAPGLPVLRHHVQRLRAGAGGVVLVEGEPGAGRSTLLRLLVSEGTAVTVLSGGADEMSSRFSLQILQDVLEDDSLSSVEAVATEVAARAGERPVLLVVDDLQWADETTLRAWHRLARLTRTHPVLLVAALRPAPHREDVTSLRRALVRTGAATIALEPLAAPAIDRWLRTPGRYRPASPGAGRALRRLAHRTGGNPRYLSDLIEMAEAAPSPAPGPPSTGLPTGLAARLELRLDFVSAGTLQLLRAAALLGDCFSVPDLLAIGDLPLPAVVTQIEEARRAGLLGEQGTRLTFRHPILRDALLERMPTGVRQALRDRAEHDLARAGRDPVPARRAAVPPVPADAPPVSTGTTAVPLGTTAVSLGTTAVPLGTTAVPLGTTAGPREAAAVPVEAAAREHDARLPGVAGHRRVAGRRRGGTHHPGTGWSSLTPAEAGVAQLVAEGHTNAAVAAQLFVSRRTVEGHVSHVLAKLGLRSRVELARDAGRRSWGPIRAG; this comes from the coding sequence GTGAAGGGCGAGGACGTGCCCAGCTCCACGGTGACCCGTCAGGCTCCGGGCCTCCCGGTGTTGCGACACCACGTGCAGCGGCTGCGAGCCGGGGCCGGCGGGGTGGTCCTGGTCGAGGGCGAGCCCGGTGCCGGTCGTTCCACCCTGCTGCGGCTCCTGGTCTCGGAAGGCACCGCGGTCACGGTGCTGTCCGGCGGGGCCGACGAGATGAGCTCGCGGTTCTCGCTGCAGATTCTGCAGGACGTGCTGGAGGACGACTCGCTGAGCTCGGTGGAGGCGGTGGCGACCGAGGTGGCGGCCCGGGCCGGGGAACGCCCGGTCCTGCTGGTCGTCGACGATCTGCAGTGGGCCGACGAGACGACGCTGCGGGCCTGGCACCGTCTGGCCCGCCTCACCCGGACACACCCCGTGCTCCTGGTCGCCGCGCTCCGCCCGGCCCCGCACCGCGAGGACGTGACGTCGCTGCGCCGGGCCCTCGTCCGGACCGGCGCCGCGACGATCGCCCTGGAACCGCTGGCGGCGCCGGCGATCGACCGGTGGCTGAGGACGCCGGGCCGGTACCGGCCCGCGAGCCCGGGCGCCGGCCGGGCCCTGCGCCGGCTGGCCCACCGGACCGGCGGCAATCCGCGCTACCTCAGTGACCTGATCGAGATGGCCGAGGCCGCCCCGTCCCCGGCCCCCGGCCCGCCCTCCACCGGTCTGCCCACCGGCCTGGCGGCACGGCTCGAACTGCGCCTGGACTTCGTCAGCGCCGGCACCCTTCAGCTCCTGCGCGCGGCCGCCCTGCTGGGCGACTGCTTCTCGGTGCCGGACCTGCTCGCGATCGGTGACCTGCCCCTGCCCGCCGTGGTGACCCAAATCGAGGAGGCCCGCCGGGCCGGCCTTCTCGGCGAGCAGGGCACCCGTCTGACGTTCCGTCACCCGATCCTGCGCGACGCCCTCCTCGAACGGATGCCGACCGGGGTGCGCCAGGCGCTGCGCGACCGGGCCGAGCACGATCTGGCCCGTGCCGGCCGCGACCCCGTCCCCGCCCGGCGGGCCGCCGTTCCCCCGGTCCCGGCCGACGCCCCACCGGTCTCGACCGGCACGACAGCAGTCCCCCTCGGCACGACAGCAGTCTCCCTCGGCACCACAGCAGTCCCGCTCGGCACCACAGCAGTCCCGCTCGGCACCACAGCAGGCCCCCGCGAGGCCGCCGCGGTCCCTGTCGAGGCCGCCGCGCGAGAGCATGATGCCCGGCTGCCGGGCGTCGCCGGGCACCGTCGCGTCGCCGGGCGCCGCCGGGGCGGCACACACCACCCGGGAACCGGATGGTCCTCACTCACACCGGCCGAGGCCGGTGTCGCCCAACTCGTCGCCGAGGGACACACCAACGCCGCTGTCGCCGCTCAGCTGTTCGTGTCCCGGCGCACCGTCGAGGGGCACGTGTCGCACGTCCTGGCCAAGCTCGGCCTGCGCTCACGGGTCGAGCTGGCGAGGGACGCGGGTCGCCGGTCGTGGGGGCCGATCCGGGCCGGGTGA
- a CDS encoding DeoR/GlpR family DNA-binding transcription regulator — MNADERQKEILRLARDEGRVDVVTLATDFAVTTETIRRDLTVLERSGNVRRVYGGAVPVGRAPDPVLAVRDSVMTTEKERIAKAALAEVPDEGSIVIDAGSTTSRLAEVLPADRELTVIVNSPAIAMMLTPRPNLTVILLGGRVRRSTLATVDEWLLQPLSRMYVDVAFMAASGVSLERGLTTPDPGEASVKASMMSAARRTVLLADHSKIENYSLARFGSVSDLDVLVTDSGLEDSAAAALGLAGPRVVRA; from the coding sequence GTGAACGCGGACGAGCGGCAGAAGGAGATCCTTCGCCTGGCCCGTGACGAGGGGCGCGTCGACGTCGTCACTCTGGCCACCGATTTCGCGGTCACCACCGAGACCATCCGCCGTGACCTGACGGTTCTGGAGCGCTCGGGCAACGTGCGGCGCGTCTACGGCGGGGCGGTGCCGGTGGGCCGCGCGCCCGATCCGGTGCTGGCCGTGCGCGACTCGGTGATGACCACGGAGAAGGAGCGCATCGCCAAGGCCGCGCTGGCCGAGGTGCCCGACGAGGGCTCGATCGTGATCGACGCCGGGTCCACCACGAGCCGCCTGGCCGAGGTGCTGCCGGCCGACCGCGAGCTCACCGTCATCGTGAACTCCCCGGCCATCGCCATGATGCTGACGCCCCGGCCCAACCTGACCGTGATCCTGCTGGGCGGGCGCGTGCGGCGCAGCACGCTCGCGACCGTCGACGAGTGGCTGCTTCAGCCCCTGTCGCGCATGTATGTCGACGTGGCCTTCATGGCCGCGAGCGGTGTCTCGCTGGAACGGGGCCTGACCACGCCGGATCCGGGTGAGGCGTCGGTGAAGGCGTCGATGATGAGCGCGGCCCGGCGCACGGTGCTGCTGGCCGACCACTCCAAGATCGAGAACTACTCGCTGGCCCGCTTCGGCTCGGTGTCCGACCTGGACGTGCTGGTCACCGACTCAGGGCTGGAAGACAGCGCCGCGGCCGCACTGGGGCTGGCCGGCCCGCGCGTCGTCCGGGCCTGA
- a CDS encoding sigma-70 family RNA polymerase sigma factor yields the protein MTSLSRRQADRVADAFARELYANHAVALLAYVNRMLDDPQQAEDVVQETVLRAWRHADRLNDEPAQLYRWLSTVARNICSDRIRARNARPTEVEESAKETEAAPDHSAQVVDTVLLAQALSGLSHKHRQALEHVYLAGYSTTEAAALIGVPVGTVKTRTHHALRRLRTRLAPEGFVGTAGEVPAPRAHRPVAAPGAGTSAGPWLATG from the coding sequence ATGACCTCCCTCTCCCGGCGTCAGGCCGACCGGGTCGCCGACGCGTTCGCCCGTGAGCTGTACGCCAACCACGCGGTCGCGCTCCTGGCCTACGTGAACCGGATGCTGGACGATCCCCAGCAGGCCGAGGACGTGGTGCAGGAAACCGTCCTCCGGGCCTGGCGGCACGCCGACCGGCTGAACGACGAACCGGCCCAGCTCTACCGCTGGCTGAGCACCGTCGCCCGCAACATCTGCTCCGACCGGATCCGTGCCCGCAACGCCCGGCCCACCGAGGTCGAGGAGAGCGCGAAGGAGACCGAGGCCGCCCCCGACCACTCGGCCCAGGTCGTCGACACCGTGCTGCTGGCCCAGGCGCTGTCCGGCCTCTCGCACAAACATCGGCAGGCGCTCGAGCACGTGTACCTGGCCGGGTACAGCACCACCGAGGCCGCCGCCCTCATCGGTGTTCCCGTGGGCACGGTCAAGACCCGTACCCACCACGCCCTGCGGCGTCTTCGCACCCGCCTGGCCCCGGAAGGGTTCGTGGGCACGGCCGGGGAAGTGCCGGCTCCCCGGGCGCATCGTCCGGTGGCGGCCCCCGGGGCCGGGACCTCGGCGGGGCCCTGGCTCGCGACCGGCTGA
- a CDS encoding FtsK/SpoIIIE domain-containing protein: MHVPGDLLGLDRLLPPLLPDAGLGLGTRSLQKPLHAPIGFDDASVRWADLSGHTLVAGPGGSGRSSTICTLMAGLALLGTPREVQFYVLATGPGPADLADLPHVGGVVDPQDRPAVIGLLQHLAARPDHDVAIYLVVDCPAQLARLGPELIATADAAPGREVHLLISADDADQVPEGLRTWFSTRVDLEPDARGRVTELGGGSAAQTFTGVAARIGIPGEGESAAQARRRLAGDVSQVWHPREGAPRVPGADASSGTETRDRTRAGARVHLGEGGPVHDFGRHRALIVRGARASGKSALLRDIAGQLVEGRTPAEVRVLLVDHRAGLMDAVDESYLLGHAFHAAALRDLVDGTLWALSGRRGDTDWRGPRLYVLVDDHVHAADDEDIWAPVLEHLEAAADSGVHLVLAEAADAPAAVIDDEVSSITLSQALLDIGAASVDLEPGSVIYRAGGQSRSFAKPADFTAI; encoded by the coding sequence GTGCACGTCCCTGGCGACCTTCTGGGTCTGGACCGACTCCTGCCCCCGCTGCTGCCCGACGCCGGGCTCGGGCTCGGCACCCGCAGCCTCCAGAAGCCGTTGCACGCGCCGATCGGGTTCGACGACGCGTCGGTCCGGTGGGCGGACCTGAGTGGGCACACGCTGGTGGCCGGGCCCGGCGGTTCCGGGCGCAGCAGCACGATCTGCACCCTGATGGCCGGGCTGGCGCTGCTCGGCACGCCGCGTGAGGTGCAGTTCTACGTGCTCGCGACCGGTCCGGGGCCGGCCGATCTGGCGGACCTGCCGCACGTCGGGGGTGTGGTCGACCCTCAGGACCGGCCGGCCGTGATCGGGCTGCTGCAGCACCTGGCCGCGCGCCCGGATCACGACGTGGCGATCTATCTGGTCGTCGACTGCCCGGCGCAGCTGGCCCGGCTGGGGCCCGAGCTCATCGCCACCGCCGACGCGGCGCCCGGGCGTGAGGTGCACCTGCTGATCTCGGCCGACGACGCCGACCAGGTTCCCGAGGGCTTGAGGACGTGGTTCTCGACGCGCGTCGACCTGGAACCGGACGCGCGGGGCCGGGTCACGGAGCTGGGCGGCGGTTCGGCGGCACAGACCTTCACCGGTGTCGCCGCGCGTATCGGGATCCCCGGCGAGGGCGAGAGCGCGGCCCAGGCCCGGCGGCGCCTGGCCGGCGACGTCTCCCAGGTCTGGCACCCCCGGGAGGGGGCGCCGCGCGTGCCCGGTGCCGACGCGTCCTCAGGCACCGAGACCCGCGACCGCACGCGAGCCGGAGCCCGCGTGCACCTGGGCGAGGGCGGGCCGGTGCACGACTTCGGCCGGCACCGGGCGCTGATCGTGCGGGGCGCCCGGGCGTCGGGCAAGAGCGCCCTGCTGCGCGACATCGCCGGTCAGCTGGTCGAGGGCCGCACACCCGCCGAGGTACGGGTGCTGCTCGTCGACCACCGTGCCGGCCTGATGGACGCGGTCGACGAGAGTTACCTCCTGGGCCACGCCTTTCACGCGGCAGCTCTGCGCGACCTGGTCGACGGCACGCTGTGGGCGCTGTCGGGGCGGCGGGGTGACACCGACTGGCGGGGTCCGCGGCTGTACGTGCTCGTCGACGACCATGTGCACGCGGCCGACGACGAAGACATCTGGGCTCCGGTGCTGGAGCATCTCGAGGCCGCGGCCGACTCCGGGGTGCACCTGGTGCTGGCCGAGGCCGCCGACGCCCCGGCCGCGGTGATCGACGACGAGGTCAGCAGCATCACCCTGAGCCAGGCGCTGCTCGACATCGGGGCGGCGAGCGTCGATCTGGAGCCGGGGTCGGTGATCTACCGGGCCGGCGGTCAATCTCGGAGTTTCGCGAAACCGGCTGACTTCACCGCGATTTAG